From Erigeron canadensis isolate Cc75 chromosome 5, C_canadensis_v1, whole genome shotgun sequence:
GGTTAACCCgtcaacccaaaaatattttaaattcatataaaaaaatcttagtGGAACGATCCACTAACTCATTTGATCTGACAACCCACAACCAATTTACGTGAAATCAGTCCACCAACCATGAACCATATCacctgaaatcaacccaccaTACCATTTAACCCACAAATTTGAATATTTCTGGTTGGTGGTAGGATTTGGGTTGACGAGTTAGTAGGTTTTGGTGGAGCTCTTCAAGTTGATTGTGACGTTAGGCCGGGTTGGGGTTGGGTAttttcaacccgtcaacccgTACTTATTAATCTGAACCcgataaaattatagtttatgagTAGTAGTAGTAGGCTGATATGGTGttctatgtatatatgtttatattttatttttatttttattttttaagttgtagattatgtttataattaaatgataaacaaacatttaattacattacatgttttaggtaaaataaaacaaatattaaagtaaaacaaatctTTTATCATACTAAAGCACacttctaataacttattagcCAATCATAACTCTTAActgttataaattttaattttgactttcattgactttttttatataaataaatactaaaatctttacatataataaagaaaaactgtcttctaaaactatttttaaaaaaaatattatctgGCATGTCTATAGTTTTTGTACAAAagactttaatttatttatgatgtcatatttattattcaacatttttaaagataaatagtcCGTTAAatgcttattttaaatttctattttaaaGATGTCTTATATGCtttattaatgcaataagtacttatatataaaaattatgttagTTAATTTAGTATATTCAAACCAAACTATaacatatcaataacaaaaaatacatatatatatctttatatcgttataatttttagttttaattaaaatactcgGGTTGAACCCGGATTTATTAGCtagtattattataaaaaataatgtcgACAACCTACATatctattatttaattattttttttctgatTACctataactatatctatatattaaatatagttaagtattatttttatataaataatataatagatTAGTACGGtctacctagataaatataagaagATACACatgaattattaataatttattattttattatatttaataatagagttaattactgtaatggtacctcacgtttgcgccatattactggtttcatacctttcctttcaaaattacgctgatcatacccaacgtatggaaacctccactcggaccatactggaggctaacgccgtcagctggccgttaaaacctcccccacgtgacttgcacgtgaggggtaaatatgtaatatcgcatttcctaattactgaaatggtacctaacgtttgcacgataatcctggtttcatacctatatgtttgttaattatttaaatggtatctaatgtttagttattaatttatttatttattttatttttttaaatttgttttatttttcttttataaaaattctccaaaacttgttacaatttaatgaaaatagtcagaatacacttataatccactcaaaaatcatatcaaatagctatttcataacaaaatataagttttaaagttcacgaataaccaaaaatagcaataaagtgtaataaaacaactttaaaaaaatttgcgaggaaatttcttttttttaaagttcCAGAATTTTGTcattgcggtatttccggaagtttttcaaaaaaaaaaaatttcctcgcaaatttttttaaaactgttttattacactttattgctatttttggttattcgtgaactttaaaacttatattttgttatgaaataactatttggtattatttttgagtagaTTATAAGGTCGCGTTtagttcacagaatttgatggaatctgatggaattggaattgaatttcattccttagtgtgtttggttggttaaagatggaggaatcacattccgttggaatgttaacattccttcatttgatggaatctctattccggggatgggggaaggaatctcattccgtccctcacttgcatcttcaaaaaatcaaaaacattctgtcaaattccattccttcagattccaattcctttgaaagattccattccttctAAAAACATTCCGcaaaccaaacgcgccctaagtgtattctgactattttcattaaattgtaacaagttttggagaatttttataaaagaaaaataaaacaaatttaaaaaaataaataaattaataactaaacattaggtaccatttaagtaattaagaaacatataggtatgaaaccagcaacaTCGTGCAAACGTttggtaccatttcagtaattaggaaacgcgatattacatacccctcacgtgcaagtcacgtgggggaggttttaacggccagctgacggcgttagcctccagtatggtccgagtggagatttgcatacgttgggtatgatcagcgtaatttcaaaaggaaaggtatgaaaccagtaatatggcgcaaacgtgaggtaccatttcagtaattaactcttaataatatataagtgAATTAGATTAACGAATAAATATTATCCTACATAAAAGGCGATAACCATACTAACTTTAGACATGTTTACAAATTTAGGAATTGTATTGTGATTTCTTTATTGACAGGTTAACGGTATTATTTTGATGGGACATCATTACTACGTTTAATATAAAGGagttcatatattaattttgtattgacATATAGAAGTGTTGTTTAGCTTAtgaactagattttagacccgtgttcaaTACTGGACACGggacttacgatattattaatattagatcttcatacatttaacaattgaagtcataaaagtttacaattttgaagatatatatgattctaagtgttatattttgcaagttgtaatacaataattacatgagacatattgatggatttgtttgTCATAGTCATTCTACAAGGCAAATGTTACaatattttctatattataatttttttttaaaccagttatactcataatgtgatattaaacatacttgtgaaaaattagagaaaaatcgagagttgtgattggtcaataaacaaactaattaaatgatgaaagattataaaaaatattctcaagttgatgggactaaatattataaaaagtataatttaagtatttagggctaaaaaatataaattattgatggaaaacaaaaaagtgtaaattagtgagacttttgctacaaaaaataataatgattattaggattatgatgacataagcgagaatcAATTTGACGAAATTGAGCgatgtgattggtcaataaatcattagttcaactTTTTAGGTTCGTGTCTAACACATGGGGCTTACGattttatcaatattagatgtttttattataatttagaacataatatactattttgaataaaaattgatcgatatatcaacactttgagttttatattaaaatatttttttcaaatatattcatcGAAGTTgtcttaaaatgttaatatatatatttacatcaaattaattaattaattttatgtttatatgataaaacatactattggatatatattagttattattcaattggatatatatagagattgttttattggataaatattaactattattttattagatatatattaataattattatttatttaatatattaaaattattgggtaaaaagtgtaaatttgtgatggaaagcaaaaaaaatataaattaaagtcaaaattgaaaacaattgtcaactttaaaaaatcgagagctgtgattggtcgataatttattagagcaactgtgctttagtataataaaagatgaatAAAAGTTAATGCATAGAATTAAATAGAATAAATTAGTTTCCATATCTAACTATTTAGTTTTAATGGCCAAGATTAATTTAACTTTGAATCTaaatggttaagatttaaagttgtttttatttttttctcttagctctaccaacaatatatatataatatgaatgTAAAACTACATTACATTCTTCATATTGTTTGTTGTAAAattcttcatctttttgttcaaaaatatGTTTCATTCGAATGAGAAGGATATGGTGCTTTTATTgtgtaaaattatttatataacttaatgggaattaattatataattatcattaattatatttttttattagatagctAATTGACAACCAATATATTTAGGTTGCCTTCATCTGTGTATACGAGTTTTTGCAATTCTATTTGTAAGCCAAAATATAATTTCCATatttaagtaaaatatgaaTTTGACTTTTACGTTTCTATGAATTTACGGACTATGTAGCATGCATATGTAGTGATTGTATGTATTTAACTTAACCATGTTTCTATACTTACAAAACATtgatttgactttttatttcaatggcttagattaattacttttatattttcaatgatcaagatttaaTCTTCAAATTAACTTTTTCTCTTTgctatggtagccatatatatatataatattgaccCATGTCCCATACCCATTACGATTTACGAATATCATCTCGAGTATATTAGGGAAACacttaatatataaacaaatttaattagGTATATGCAAACCGGTGCTTATAGGGTATTAGTTATCGTGCATTTAATGTAGTCagattttctaaaaatataaaaatatgcatttatgatttatataaaaagtttttttttctattttattttattatttatgatgtcatatataaacaCTTTCCTTTTCaaaatttcttgtttttttaataagattgttatgacatcactattctatataaataacttatttGTCACCTTCAAAATTATTCTTAAAagttcttttctattttattttatttatttatgatgtcatatataaacaCTTTCCTTTTCAAAAtttcttgcttttttttttctaaaaaactctaataatctatacatggtcttttatgtttaatcatctaaataattttgtcataatagatatttaaattattcGCATATTATGTgggttaataaactaattttaagGTATACTATTTCGATGTTTCGATGTTATGAGTACCGTCGTTGGACTGCCACAACTTCAATGGCAAAGATacgtttttataaaacttcttcAGAGCTGAAGATacgtttttataaaacttttattaatatgtctGGGTTGATCCGGCTAAATTAGCTAATACCAATTAATAAGAAGATACCGTCACTTAACATACAAATCTAGTAACAAACTCATTTGACATACGATTTACCAATTCAAACGACCAAATGGTCGATTACTCATTCCATTTCCAAACTTGCATTTTAACTAGACTTGCATTCAATCAACCTTAAACAAAATGTTTTGGCATCACTTTCCATATGACCATATGCAAAATGTAACACGTAACTTTTACAAACAaagattttgaagttttttattttattttatttggttttttttttattattaaacattgTTATGACACTGTGGAAGCACCCATTAAAACATAATCAATGCCTCCTGGGAAGATTAATCACCATACATGGTGTTACCAATTTGCATCACAGCCATAGTATAAAGATTCTATAATTTAAGGAGAAAGGGTGTAGTCGGTAAGTTTTATCGGCAAGTTGGATCGGCTAGCATCAGCTCTTTGGCAAGGTTGTAACATGTGCATTGGCTAGCATTGGCAAGGTCAATCAGCAAAGTTGGATCGACTACATTTGGCCTATGCTGGTGAACGTTGGGAGCATCTTTTGTGacggttattttttttgtttttagcaaAAGTAAACGTTGGGAGCGGCtgtgatcttttttttttattattcttttgccaacttttatatatacatacacaaacattttaatcaaacaaccaaaaaacaaaacatactatcaaaaaacaaacatactaatcatattatcaaatttcATTAGCCAAAATGTCGGACAACGAACAACTACCCGTAGCAATAATCCCTGAATTCGAAGTTCCGATTTCTAGTCGTCGTCGTCGTTTTCTGACGGCTTTGAGTTCTTGGCTTCTATTGCTCTTGCAACCTTAGAAGAAGACACTGCATCTTCCTCTTCTGCAAACACATGAAGATTTATTTGTAAAGATTGGTACACGGCTCATGAGAGATTGATGTCCATGTACCTTGTAGATGATCCGATGTTTGAGGACGATGTTTTCCGTACGAGATATCATATGTCGAGGTGGTTGTTTCTGAAAATCGTAGAAGATATCACTGCATCATTTGCATGGTTTCGGGATTCAGAGAATGCAGCGGGTATTAGGGGGTTCTCGCCAATTCAAAAGTGCACGTGCGCGCTACGGCAACTAGCGTACGGCAACCTCGCCGATAACTATGACGAGGGTTTGTCGTTCTCTACTAGAACTGCATGTGAGTGTCCAGACAACTTTTGCATCGCCATAAAGCATATTTATGGTGAAGAGTATTTATGTTCTCCGACTAGCCACGATGTTGAGCGTTTATATGAGGCACATGAAGCTAGACATCATTTTCCTAGCATGATCGGTAGCATCGACTGTACCCACTGGACTTGGAGAAATTGGCCACATAGTTTGCGTGGGCAATACCACAGGGTGATCATGAACGCCCGACTATCATACTTGAGGCTGTTGCTTCCTATGATTTATGGTTTTCACATGCGTATTTTGGTGTTGCAGGGTATGACATCAATCTGTTGAAGCAATCGCTATAGTTTATTCCCGAAGTGAATGGGAAATCTCAATTTGTAGCACTACACTCTTGCCCCTGACAAACAATAACTCGACAATATAAATCATCTAATAAATGAGgtttgtcttttttttctttcaaaggTTAATAAGGCTTGTCGACTTTGCAAGTAGAATGTAAGACGTCTTCAATCTTCATTGACTAATTCTTATATCTGTCAACTAATTATCAtgaattacaatatatatatactatctgTATAGACAAACTACCAACTCCAAAATTGAACattctatctttaaaatttttaatttacccttttaatctatactccTATCAAactttatccctgaaattccaaaaataaccttaaaagaaaaacattaggTATGTCCTTCTCTTCCCTAAAGTTGCTCacattatatacaaaaaaaaaacacatgcgGTCATGCattactgaatttaataatcaattaacttaaaaaagctcattctaaaacaacaacggcggtttgcactttcagccggactaagaaacacttgagttgaatcatacattcatataataacaCGGTACCACTACTTAACCAGCGTTTTTTTCCTATATCACGCCGCATCGCGCGAGTAAAAGGCTAGTTAGAACCGATTATAAAAGCCGAAATAAAAAGTTCTATATGACAAATATGTCATCTTTCAATAGAAACATTTCCAAATAATAACATAACAAGccaaaataatacaaatatcaAATGAATCACGAAAGCCATGTCATaggtttaaaaaattttatacgTTAGCTTTTCTTGCGTGCCActacatttatacatatattatccAGCGATAGGAAATAGGAAAGCACCGAGATATAGCTGTGGGTCCCATCTTAAAAAGTACagtttcttttatgtttatataataaattagtCCTATTACTAGTAGGATATACGATAACTATACAGATTATATTAGAAAAGAATTCAAATATGCATTATACATGATTCATGAATATAAGATAAATTGTAGCTAAAGTAAATTgataataaaagttaatttataataaacagtaatgataaatataatatatgttcagttaaagttttaaacttaccttaaatttttacaattacatcaaaatcgaaacgtGTAAGCATAGTAGATGacggcaaatagccttgtgatttcagatcgtaacttcaaacttttgaagttttcattttaataacttattatataagtaatataagttataggagttgaagaattaagaaagtaaaaaagacaattttattaTTGAGAACGATCAATCAATTaggttataatttatttttttatctataagccaaaaattagagtttaatttcaagtctaataaaaaaaattgaatctatatacaattaaaactaatttaataaaataaataaattaaaaagacacatgtcgatcaaggAGTACAACACGTGTAGAAATTTCAattctattttagtttattggtagattctCCGTAAAACATAAACACTGAAACTCAATAGCACGTTTTTCATTGAATTCCAGTGTGTGTATTTTAATCACTTTCCATTGCTAGCCGTCCTTAAAACAGACGTTCCATTAATAAAATCGTAATCAAATTTATAAGATCGGTCTTTAAACTCGATAAgaaattttcattatttatatgcCCATGATATAACGACCATTTATGACTTTTCTTTGATTTGCTTTAGAGAAATGAGATtaataaatctacaacaatatTTAACCATCCACAACAATACATGTTATTGTGTAGACATCCATCCACAACAATACATGTTATTGTGTAGACATTTGTTGTAGATAGTTAAAAAATGTTATAGATTTATCACTAAAATATACACAATATCTTattctaattattatttttggttgtgtaaaataaatgtcaactttgaaaaaaaaatcaaactaacATGTAATTATACGTTTACATTAACACTTCTCAATTCAAGTTTGTAGCAAATTAGAAGTGTATCTACAACAgttaaatgtgttaaaaattatattcacGAGTATACATGAATAAAAGGTTGAAAATGGCGGCATTCAACAccttagaaagaaaaaagaagagatAAAACTTAAGATatttgtggaaaaaaaaaagaattatacaAATATTATGCTATAAAGtcagaaaaaaaattatattttattattataaactaaaaagGTCAACATAACAATATTCACTTTTTATTACCATTTATTATGTATTTCTTGTTTGATTTTGGGTAAtgaagtaaaatataaaaattaagtggttgttacattttcaattttattttaagtaaacgACTGATCAACAGGGTCGTCTCATGATTTTCAAAAGCCCTGTTCAATACTATAATAGGTCACATATTTTAACAATCTCTAAAACGTAAGTCGTTATTGTTTATActctctttttgtttatttagagTGATAAAAACATCAttgcataataataataaaccataaataaaataaggataataataataaataaacaaaaataattaataataaacattCAATTGTAACCATGACTGTTTCCTtttgcaaaaaataattaaataagttttcttttgtttagGTCATTGAGGAGGCCTGTAATTAATAAAGACGCACGCAGTCTAGTTGTAACCGTGACTGTTTCCAAACCATTTCCCAAGTCATTCCAAAATGTTTACTAAACATGAGACCTTATATCAAAATGTTTGACCACTAGATTACTTCTAAATCGGTTAATAAAATGGTAAAAAAGAAATATTCTTTCTAAACAAGTgtatattttttgttcttttgatTATACCAAATGTTATCATCATGTTTTTAGATCGATCATTATGTTGTTTTGTAGGTTGATTGATATTTTCCGTAATTATTAACATGAGacatacaaaacaaaatagatAAACTCAATAATCTTCCAACCCCACCAACAAAATATAGAAAGATTATATTAATGATTACGGTTGGCGTTGCAAAAGGGTTGGGTCTAAATGCACAAAGTTTAGGCCACAAAATTTTCACAAAAAGTCCACTTACAAGTCTTCCCCCTCTCATCACTTTCAATCTATTCGCTCTGTCTTGCTCACACTGGACTTTTCAAAGTCAATCCTGCTAATacttttcaaataatataattcTAATTTTATATCGACATTTTTATCCATCACcaatcttttcatttttacttgtatatatatatatatatctactacCTTCTGAATAGACATCTTATGACTAACAAAAGATGTAGGAATGAAACAGTAAAATTATAATTTGCCTCAAACAGGACAGAGAAAAGCTTTGCCAAGGATTTAAAAACTAATGTAGTCATAATTTACacatttattgtttaaaaatatcaaaataaatcaatttgttttgacaccttacccaacccgcccattttgccacgtCTAGGTTATGATGACGCATGAGCTTAGTTGCTAAGGGATGTCATCGTCGATAGCTTACAAATGTAGTCCCATCAATTAACCCGATTTCCTACACACTTTCCTAGCTCAATTTCCTTAAAGTAATCTCTGCAGATGTAAACATCAAAACATTCATTTTCACTTATTTTCAAGGGACcttattaaaaagtaaaaaagataaCTTATAGCAGCCACTCCTGCCTCCATTAAACACGACACACGACGAAGCTTCTTTGATAGGCATAGGAAGGTCACTAGGAAAGATCCAAGAGTTATCAAGACGGTATATCAAGAAGAGAAACCCAACTTGCAAAATCATAACCGAAAATGGATACATATGATCCAATGTCAAAGTTCTACAATTATAGATCAGTAGACTCACCTGATATCGATTATGATGTCCCAAACCAGCAAAATTCTGGATTTTTTGACGATTTTCTCCCTTTCGATGATTGGATAAATGAAGATCAAGAACCCATTGTTCCTGAACATCAAGATTATACTGAAGTTTACGCTCCAGCTTTTGTTGATAATGGAAGTTGGTCCTCTGGAGGCACTATTAGCCATCACCTTCATGGAAATAGTAGTGGTAAGCATGCTTATTTTATGATAACATGGTATGCATTTATTCTCGCAGAGTAATTCACACACGTACACTATGAAACATTGAACACATTTAGGGGTGACACGGGTTCACCGTGCACGAAGCCTAATGCCCTTCATGGTGGGAATAgagatacacacacacacacacacacacactaagaAACTTGAACCATTAAATTCTTATCATATGCTTAAATAAGCTTGCATTCGATCTTATTGGCATTTGAACAATTTATGGCCATTGTTATAAGCAAGTTGCATGATCAAGATTGACTAAGaaaatgattttgttattaGGTGGGACTGGAACTGTACACGCTCAAAagggtaaaaaagaaaaagtcgcCTTCAAAACGAAATCACAGGTAGAGGTCCTAGATGACGGCTTCAAGTGGAGGAAGTACGGAAAGAAGATGGTGAAAAACAGCCCGAACCCAAGGTACAAGCATTATGTCAGTTGTCATGTcagataaaattatttacattaaAGAAGATTATTTGAACTTGTGTTTTGAAGTTTATTATCTAACTATTACGACTTTAAGTTGCTAATGATCGGATAAGAGCTTCGAGTAACAGAAGCACATCCAGACATTACTTTTTAGAGTCCATTTAATTACATCTGGTAATCAGAATTTGTTTTTTAGAACAGTGAAACTAAAAGAGGTACTAACATGGGATAAACATTTCAAACAGGAATTATTACCGGTGTTCAGCAGAAGGATGTTCCGTGAAAAAGAGAGTCGAAAGAGATGTAGAGGATGCACGATATGTAATCACGACCTACGAGGGCATCCATAACCATCAACGTCCTTCTAACTTCTGATAACATGTATCACAATGAGCTCCTGTATGCAAAGGCAGAATAGTTTTTCTAAGCTTACTCACTCGCTAGCTTATTGAAAAGTAGGGAgcatttttaagttttctttggAAAGAAGAAAGTTGTATTGCTGTTACTTTTTTCCTTCGACCAGCCAAGATTATGAATCTTTCTAGAATATAAATGATTTTACTTGATGTTATGCATGAAAAGGGCAACTCTTATGCACCATCTTTGTATGTATTTTCTATGTTCAGCTCATTGTTCAGGTCAATTGAACCTGTGTGCATACAAATTTAGTACCATTCTAAGTTATTAATGTTATGTATCTGCATATTTGAACTTGGATAGTTGGATCATAATAAAATAGCGAACATTCCATAAAATAACAAGAAAAGAAGCTACTGTTGTCTAATTCCAAGATTGTGATGTCCTTTTTTGCCTCGAAATAGTAACTTAAATCTTCTTTTTTAGGCAATAATTTAAATGATAACTAAATTTAGTTAAAAGCCTAAAATGAGGATTAAACAAAAATGCTACATTTGCACAGTTTTCTGACAACTTTTACAAACATTACTCTTACTAATGATATAAACAACTGCTTTTGCCTCTTTGTTAATGGGACCATCTCACATGTCACATGCATTtgtaaaatgatttcaaatgtATCATTTCCATTGAGCAATTATTAATAACGGTTTTACTAATTTAATTCTTAAGTTTAACATAATCATCCCTTACGTCACGTTCTCTTCAACACGCAATACTAACGTGATAAATCACCACGCTAGCCACAGCTGAAAAGTACACATCGCCGCCTCTCTCTATCCCAAAAATGCAACATTTCGTATTTTGTGCTTTGAAATCAATAAATATTTATCCATTTTTAGATGCACTGTCTTTTCTAGATACTTCTCCATTAGCATTAACTTTAAGCATGTCCACAAGTTTCTGTATTGTCTTGTTAAGGGATACTTAGCTGCTCTAAATTACTTATagcataatatacatataaagatcTCCCAGAGTCAATTATTTATATACACTCCTGTTACCCGATCCATCCATTTTGACACTTCTAGTGCAGACAACTAACCAAGAAACAGGTGTTGTCTATCAGTGAATCTTGAGAATATAAAAACAGTATTATAAATAGTTTACCTAATGTCAAGCTCGAAACACATACATGATATTAATATTACCACACCTGCATGTAACCGCCAGTCATAAATTTAATACTACAAACAGTTGATCAAATTAGAGCAATAACTTACCAGGAAGAAGAGAAATTACATTGAACAATATGTGATAGACCCTGCTAAATATGTACAAAATAAGGTCCTGCAATTATTCACCTTATTTTAAGTTAGTTTATTAGCATAAACGTCATCATTAGAAGCAATTCAATGAAAAACAAATCCATTAGAAGTAAATAGAGTACTATTCAAACAACTAAATATGGTGATTTCTAAAATcgcatcattttaagaaaatgatgttatatgtgaaaaataaataaataaataaataaaattcaaactGTATGGTTCTTTATACTGGATCATTCATATGAATTATTCATATGAAGAGAATATCAGGGTTTTTTACATGCGAACTTAGTTCTGACAACTCTTTCCATTTAGCTACTTCACCATGCAAATAATAAGATATACTTCACAGTGTttctttatgtttctttttcttaattgACAGTATAGATTATAGATCATCTCAATAACACAGTTGATATGGTCAGTGGATGTCTTAGGTTTACCTGTCATCCGACTAGATTGCAATTAGGGGAACACAAATGTTGCTTTTAATGAGGGTCGGCTTTTAAACCGATGACACGAACTTGATTAAATTAGAACAGTGGGTCAACACACGTGCTCCTCTCTACTTCAACTAGAGCAAGCACTGGGATGAC
This genomic window contains:
- the LOC122599832 gene encoding probable WRKY transcription factor 50; this translates as MDTYDPMSKFYNYRSVDSPDIDYDVPNQQNSGFFDDFLPFDDWINEDQEPIVPEHQDYTEVYAPAFVDNGSWSSGGTISHHLHGNSSGGTGTVHAQKGKKEKVAFKTKSQVEVLDDGFKWRKYGKKMVKNSPNPRNYYRCSAEGCSVKKRVERDVEDARYVITTYEGIHNHQRPSNF